Genomic DNA from Nitratidesulfovibrio vulgaris str. Hildenborough:
TGTCCATCTGGCATTCCGCATGTTGCAGGGTGCGGCGTTGGGGGCGGGGGCCCCGTTGGGCTGGCTTGTCATCCGCACGCTTCTTGACCTGTCCCCGTCACATCCGGACTATGACTTCTGGCTTTTTCTCTACATCTCGGTAGGGTCCATACTCGTCTTCACCGGCATGGGAGGCTGGGTCGGCAGAGAGGAGTTGCGACTTGAACGGCTGTCGCTGGTCGACCCGCTGACGGGACTCTACAACAGGCGTTCGTTCGAGACGGCGCTTGAGAAGGAGATGGCCCGGTGGCGTCGTCGAGAGGCCCCCGTGGCCCTGCTCATGCTCGACCTCGACCATTTCAAGCTGGTCAACGATACGTGGGGACATCAGGCGGGTGACAGGGTGTTGCAGACGCTTGCCCGTCTTCTGTCCTCTACCGTCCGCATCGAGGACTTGCCCGCGCGGGTCGGGGGCGAGGAGTTTGCCGTCATCATGCCCGAGGTGACAGGTGATGAGGCGTATCAGGCGGCTGAACGTCTGCGCCTTGTCGTGGCCGGGCATCTTTTCGACATCGGTGTCGAATCCATCGAGGTTCGTGTCTCCATTGGTGTGGCGTGCACTGAGATGCAGAACGTGGCTGATGGGGCGACACTGGTACGTCTCGCTGACGAAGCGCTGTACCGCGCGAAGCAGCGCGGGCGCGACAGGGTGGAAACAGCATGGTAGTCGCCACCGGAGGGGGGCATCTGCATTCTGCGTTTCGGCAGAAAGCCGCTACTCGGGACCTGCCCGAATGGGCCGTCTTTCTTTTCGGCCGACTCCTCTGTCTGCCTCCTGATGCGCTCACGTCATTGCCGCCTGTCGTCCTCTAGCCACGGCTGTCAGGGCAAGTCCCCCCGTCTACCATTCTGCGTCCTCTTTTCCTTCTCGCCTCGTCTCCCCTGCCATGCCTTCTCTACCGGGGGGATGCGGCCCTGAAACGTTGTGCCCTGATTGTCATGCGTGGCGAAAACGGGCATTATCATGCGTCGCCTCATGCCCGATGACATTCAGGCGGATACCCGCCAGGAGGATACCATGCAGCTTCACGGATTCGAACTCATAGACGAGACCAACCTCGAAGAACTCTCAAGCCGCGTACGCCGGTGGCGACATGTCGTCACGGGTGCGCAGCTTCTTTCCTTCTGCAATGCCGACGAGAACAAAGTGTTCGGTGTCAGCTTCCGCACTCCCCCCGGCGACTCCACAGGCGTCGCGCATATCCTCGAACATTCGGTTCTTTGCGGTTCCGAGCGTTATCCGGTCAAAGAACCGTTCGTGGAACTGCTCAAGGGGTCGCTCCAGACATTCCTGAACGCCTTCACCTACCCTGATAAGACGTGCTACCCCGTGGCAAGCACCAACCTTCAGGATTTTCGTAATCTTGTTGATGTGTACCTCGACGCGGTGTTCTTTCCGCGTATCGATGAGAACATCTTCCGGCAGGAAGGCTGGCACATCGATGCCGAGACGGCTGACGGCCCATGGAACTACAAGGGCGTCGTCTATAACGAGATGAAGGGCGTCTATTCTTCGCCCGAGTCGGTACTTTCGGAACAGTCGCAGCAGGCGATCTTTCCGGAGCATGTCTACGGGCTGGATTCGGGCGGCAACCCCGAGCGCATCCTTGAACTGACGTATGAGCAGTTCCGCGACTTCCATCGTCGTTTCTATCACCCCGGCAACGGCCGTTTCTTCTTCTGGGGCGACGACCCAGAAGAAGCCCGCCTTGAGCATATCGGGCGGGTGCTGTCGCGTTTCGATAGGCTTGATGTGGATTCCGCTGTGCCTCTCATGGGGCACCGTGACACGCCTCGCCTTCTTGAGGTGCCCTTCGCCGCCGGGGAAGGCGATACCCGTGGCATGGTCACGGTGAACTGGCTTCTTGACGAGACCGTCGATGCAGAGCGCAACTTCGCTTTGCACATGCTCGAACACATCCTCCTGGGGATGCCCGGTTCGCCGCTGCGTCGTGCGCTCATCGAGTCGGGTCTGGGTGAGGATGTCGCCGGTGTAGGTTTGGAAGCCGAACTGCGCCAGATGTACTTCTCCGTGGGGCTCAAGGGCATCGACCCGGCGGATGCCGAGCGGGTCGAGGTGCTTGTCATGGATACGCTTGCCTCCCTCGCAGAGGAGGGGGTTCCGTCCGACGCCATCGAAGCCGCTTTCAACAGCGTGGAGTTCTCTTTGCGCGAGAACAACACCGGACGCTACCCGCGTGGTCTCGCCGTCATGGTGCGTTCTCTCACGACGTGGCTCTATGACGGAGACCCCCTGGCCCTGCTGGCGTTCGAGAAGCCCCTTGCCGCAATCCGTGACGCCATAGCCGCCGGAGGCTACTTCGAGGCGCTCATCAGGCGCTGCTTCCTCGACAATGCCCACCGCGCAACGGTCTCGCTAGTGCCCGACATGACACTGGAGGCGCGTCGTGAAGAGGCCGAGAACAAGCGCATCGAGAAGGTGCAGTCCGCACTTTCGCCCTCCGATAGAGAAGCCGTGGTCTCTCTTGCGGCGACGTTGCGCGCCCTGCAGGAGGCTCCTGATTCGCCGGAGGCGCTCGCCACCATACCGCGTCTGGGTCTTGAAGACCTTGCGCGCGAGAACCGCCCCATTCCCATCGAAGAACGCACATCGGGCGATGTCACCGTCCTGTTCCATGACATCGACACGTCCGGCATCGTCTACTCCGAACTGCTGTTCGACTTGTCTGCCGTTCCTGCAAGGCTTCTGCCGCTGGTTCCGCTCTTCGGGCGGGCCCTGCTCGAGATGGGAACGGCGCGTCACGACTTCGTGGCGCTGGGGATGCGTATCGCCGCGAAGACCGGCGGTATCGAGGCGGATACGCTCTTCGCCACCACCCGCGCCGGACGCAAGCCTGTCGCTCACATGGTGGTGAGCGGCAAGGCCACCCGTGACAATGCCGCGGCCCTGGTCGACATCATGCACGAAGTGCTGCACGAGGCGCTGTTCGATGACGCGGAGCGCTTCGGGCGCATGGTGCTGGAGGAAAAGGCCCGTCAGGAGCATTCGCTGGTGCCTTCGGGCCACGGCGTCGTATCCAGCCGTTTGCGGGCCAGTTTCTCCATGGCTGGCTGGCTTGACGAGGTGACAGGTGGCATCACCTACCTCATGGCCCTGCGCGAACTCGCCGAACGTGTGCGTGACGACTGGCAGGGGGTGCGCGACGACCTTGAAACGCTTCGCACACTTGTCTTGCGTCGAAGCGGGGCTCTCTGCAACCTGACGGCGGACAGCGCCACGGCGGCAGTGGCCATGCCCCTTTTCGACGGGCTTGTCGCGGGACTGCCCGATACAGCAGCCGATGCCGTGGTCTGGGCACCGGATGCACTGCCTGCTGCAGAGGCGCTGGTCGTTCCCGCGCAGGTGAACTACGTGGGCAAGGGCGCCAACCTCTATGACCTTGGCTACGCCTATCATGGTTCGGTGAGCGTGGTGCTCAAGCACCTTCGCATGGCGTTCCTGTGGGACCGGGTGCGCGTGCAGGGCGGGGCCTACGGCGCGTTCTGCGCGTTCGACCGCATGAGCGGGGCCTTCACGCAGGTTTCATACCGCGACCCCAATGTGGAGCGCACCCTTGATGTCTACGACAAGTGCGCCGAGTATCTGCGCACGGTGGAACTCGATGACGCCGCACTCACAAGCGCCATCGTCGGTGCCATCGGCGACCTTGACATGCACATGCTGCCCGACGCGCGCGGTGAGGCCTCGATGCTACGCCACCTTACCGGTGATACGGAAGATGTCAGGCAGACGATGCGCGAGCAGATGCTGGCGACCACGCAGCGGCACTTCCGGGAATTCGCCGATGTGCTGGATGCGGTGGCACGCACGGGCAGGGTGTGCGTCCTCGGTGGAGGCAGTCTCG
This window encodes:
- a CDS encoding GGDEF domain-containing protein, producing MPERSHRRLVHLAFRMLQGAALGAGAPLGWLVIRTLLDLSPSHPDYDFWLFLYISVGSILVFTGMGGWVGREELRLERLSLVDPLTGLYNRRSFETALEKEMARWRRREAPVALLMLDLDHFKLVNDTWGHQAGDRVLQTLARLLSSTVRIEDLPARVGGEEFAVIMPEVTGDEAYQAAERLRLVVAGHLFDIGVESIEVRVSIGVACTEMQNVADGATLVRLADEALYRAKQRGRDRVETAW
- a CDS encoding insulinase family protein, with amino-acid sequence MQLHGFELIDETNLEELSSRVRRWRHVVTGAQLLSFCNADENKVFGVSFRTPPGDSTGVAHILEHSVLCGSERYPVKEPFVELLKGSLQTFLNAFTYPDKTCYPVASTNLQDFRNLVDVYLDAVFFPRIDENIFRQEGWHIDAETADGPWNYKGVVYNEMKGVYSSPESVLSEQSQQAIFPEHVYGLDSGGNPERILELTYEQFRDFHRRFYHPGNGRFFFWGDDPEEARLEHIGRVLSRFDRLDVDSAVPLMGHRDTPRLLEVPFAAGEGDTRGMVTVNWLLDETVDAERNFALHMLEHILLGMPGSPLRRALIESGLGEDVAGVGLEAELRQMYFSVGLKGIDPADAERVEVLVMDTLASLAEEGVPSDAIEAAFNSVEFSLRENNTGRYPRGLAVMVRSLTTWLYDGDPLALLAFEKPLAAIRDAIAAGGYFEALIRRCFLDNAHRATVSLVPDMTLEARREEAENKRIEKVQSALSPSDREAVVSLAATLRALQEAPDSPEALATIPRLGLEDLARENRPIPIEERTSGDVTVLFHDIDTSGIVYSELLFDLSAVPARLLPLVPLFGRALLEMGTARHDFVALGMRIAAKTGGIEADTLFATTRAGRKPVAHMVVSGKATRDNAAALVDIMHEVLHEALFDDAERFGRMVLEEKARQEHSLVPSGHGVVSSRLRASFSMAGWLDEVTGGITYLMALRELAERVRDDWQGVRDDLETLRTLVLRRSGALCNLTADSATAAVAMPLFDGLVAGLPDTAADAVVWAPDALPAAEALVVPAQVNYVGKGANLYDLGYAYHGSVSVVLKHLRMAFLWDRVRVQGGAYGAFCAFDRMSGAFTQVSYRDPNVERTLDVYDKCAEYLRTVELDDAALTSAIVGAIGDLDMHMLPDARGEASMLRHLTGDTEDVRQTMREQMLATTQRHFREFADVLDAVARTGRVCVLGGGSLDAVAATRGWQALRVL